A stretch of the Phycodurus eques isolate BA_2022a chromosome 15, UOR_Pequ_1.1, whole genome shotgun sequence genome encodes the following:
- the sema4d gene encoding semaphorin-4D isoform X1, with amino-acid sequence MNHYTLADAMTDKGNFTVPKLSESNMGFGMLGVFLGLLLEVSTHGPHAVPRTSWRHQDLELLEFSEPGIFNYSTLLLSDERDVLYVGAREAIFELSKKNVTVRNNKVLWQVGETPIDMCTLKGKSKESDCLNYIRVLQVVDDQRLYVCGTHAFQPQCDYLTLADFSLEGRAEDGRGKCSFDPSQSFTTVMVDGELYSGTAYNFLGSEPIISRYSPSSYLLRTEYSTSWLNEPSFVFADVIREGENPVDGEDDKIYYFFTEVSVEYEFFGNLLIPRVARVCKGDQGGQRTLQKKWTSFLKAKLVCSMPELNFVFNVVHDVFILKGTRLKDTVIYGAFTSQWGNVGLSAVCAYNMSAVDEVFSKGKYMQKATVEQSHTKWVRYNGVSPSPRPGACINSRMRQQNISSSLHLPDKTLQFVKDHPLLEDPVLPIGNRPRLITKDINYTQVVVERVRALDGSIHDVIFTGTDKGVLHKSVVLTGEVHMVEEIQLLKNSEPIKNLVLSSKTRSLYAGSDSGVVQSPTAFCGSYQSCDDCILARDPYCAWDPHSARCVKISDTPSQQLWKLIQSLSGDADKCPTAPIVPLKDYKRVSVKPGSSAELPCLVRSNTAQVMWRSNGSLLTEASHFHFIRENGLLIYSVAAEDQAHYECWSVEFASGKNFTRLLAGFVLTLDVPDAATTLQSREITHSMEGKVEADGALTSALAPPNFTAAVQLTSSPRSSLTPSGSTEQPPEHPMPPESATPEAEYLQRSNGTALLFFFLLFFLLFLAAVAYNCYMQYLPAPCLRLRAALLGTHKKSDAARPEYSACEAGLIEASVVSDKVAATVQPVQNSSQNLRALRDTGYETEPECGNGRVPSHVFADESPCPQKPFDVDCDSQSIQFADADEPYC; translated from the exons AGGAAACTTCACAGTTCCAAAGTTGTCGGAGTCCAACATGGGGTTTGGCATGCTGGGTGTGTTCCTGGGACTGCTCCTGGAGGTGTCCACCCATGGACCCCATGCTGTGCCTCGAACTTCCTGGAGACACCAAG ATTTGGAGCTGTTGGAGTTCTCAGAGCCGGGCATCTTCAACTACTCCACGCTACTGCTTAGCGACGAACGGGACGTGCTCTATGTGGGCGCCCGGGAGGCCATCTTTGAGCTGAGCAAGAAGAATGTGACTGTCCGAAACAACAAG GTTCTGTGGCAAGTTGGCGAGACCCCCATAGACATGTGCACACTCAAAGGAAAATCAAAGGAG AGCGACTGTCTGAACTACATTCGAGTGCTGCAGGTGGTCGACGACCAGCGGCTCTACGTCTGTGGGACACATGCCTTTCAACCGCAGTGTGATTATTTG ACTTTGGCTGACTTTTCGTTAGAGGGTCGAGCAGAAGACGGCAGAGGGAAGTGCTCCTTCGATCCCTCGCAAAGCTTCACCACTGTCATGGTTG atgGAGAGCTGTACTCTGGGACTGCTTATAACTTCTTGGGTAGTGAGCCCATTATTTCTAGATACTCTCCATCTTCGTACCTGCTGAGGACAGAGTATTCCACATCATGGCTCAATG AGCCCAGTTTTGTTTTCGCCGACGTGATCAGGGAAGGGGAGAACCCTGTAGATGGTGAGGACGACAAAATCTACTACTTCTTCACAGAGGTATCCGTGGAGTACGAGTTCTTCGGCAATCTACTCATTCCAAGGGTGGCACGTGTTTGTAAG GGCGACCAGGGAGGACAGAGGACGCTGCAGAAGAAGTGGACGTCCTTCCTGAAAGCCAAGCTGGTGTGCTCCATGCCCGAACTCAACTTTGTCTTCAACGTGGTGCACGACGTCTTCATCCTGAAGGGCACGCGCTTGAAGGACACGGTCATCTACGGGGCCTTCACCTCCCAGTG GGGAAACGTTGGTCTGTCGGCAGTGTGTGCTTACAACATGTCTGCTGTGGATGAGGTCTTCTCCAAGGGCAAGTACATGCAGAAGGCCACCGTGGAGCAGTCCCACACTAAGTGGGTCCGCTACAATGGTGTTAGTCCCTCGCCACGTCCTGGAGCA TGTATCAACAGCCGCATGCGGCAACAGAACATCAGCAGCTCGCTGCACCTCCCCGACAAGACGCTGCAGTTCGTCAAGGACCACCCCCTGTTGGAGGACCCCGTCCTGCCCATCGGGAACAGGCCCCGCCTCATCACCAAGGATATCAACTACACACAGGTGGTCGTGGAGCGGGTCCGCGCCCTTGACGGGAGCATCCACGATGTAATTTTCACTGGAACGG ATAAGGGGGTCCTGCATAAATCGGTGGTCCTGACAGGAGAGGTCCACATGGTTGAGGAAATCCAGCTCCTGAAGAACTCCGAGCCCATTAAGAACTTGGTGCTGTCCTCCAAG ACGCGATCCCTGTACGCCGGTTCGGACTCGGGTGTGGTTCAGTCGCCCACGGCCTTCTGTGGCAGCTACCAGTCGTGTGATGACTGCATACTTGCCCGAGACCCATACTGTGCCTGGGACCCTCACAGTGCTCGCTGCGTCAAGATCTCCGACACGCCCAGTCAGCAGCTCTG GAAGCTAATTCAGAGCCTAAGTGGTGATGCAGACAAATGTCCTACAG CCCCCATTGTGCCCCTGAAGGACTACAAGCGTGTTTCGGTGAAGCCTGGGAGCTCCGCCGAGCTCCCGTGCCTGGTACGCTCCAACACGGCGCAGGTGATGTGGAGATCCAATGGCTCGCTCCTCACCGAGGCCTCGCACTTTCACTTCATCCGAGAGAACGGCCTGCTCATCTACAGTGTGGCCGCCGAGGACCAGGCCCACTACGAGTGCTGGTCCGTGGAGTTCGCCAGCGGGAAGAACTTCACTCGCCTCCTGGCGGGATTCGTCTTGACTCTGGACGTCCCGGATGCCGCCACTACCCTCCAGAGCCGGGAGATCACGCACAGCATGGAAGGTAAAGTTGAGGCAGACGGAGCGCTAACATCAGCCCTCGCCCCGCCCAATTTCACCGCCGCCGTGCAGCTCACATCCTCGCCACGTTCGTCACTAACCCCAAGCGGCAGCACCGAGCAGCCGCCCGAGCACCCTATGCCCCCAGAGAGCGCCACCCCAGAGGCGGAGTACTTGCAGCGCAGCAACGGCACagccctcctcttcttcttcctgctcTTCTTCCTGCTCTTCCTGGCCGCCGTGGCGTACAACTGCTACATGCAGTATCTCCcggccccgtgcctgcgtctGCGGGCGGCCCTGTTGGGCACACACAAGAAGAGCGACGCCGCCCGGCCCGAGTACAGCGCCTGCGAAGCGGGCCTCATTGAGGCGTCGGTCGTGTCGGACAAAGTTGCCGCAACGGTGCAGCCTGTGCAGAACAGCAGTCAGAACCTGCGCGCCTTGCGCGATACCGGCTACGAGACAGAACCCGAGTGCGGCAACGGGCGCGTGCCCTCGCATGTCTTTGCTGACGAAAGCCCGTGTCCACAGAAGCCCTTCGACGTAGACTGCGACTCCCAGTCCATCCAGTTCGCTGATGCCGACGAGCCTTATTGCTAG
- the sema4d gene encoding semaphorin-4D isoform X3 — protein sequence MNHYTLADAMTDKGNFTVPKLSESNMGFGMLGVFLGLLLEVSTHGPHAVPRTSWRHQDLELLEFSEPGIFNYSTLLLSDERDVLYVGAREAIFELSKKNVTVRNNKVLWQVGETPIDMCTLKGKSKESDCLNYIRVLQVVDDQRLYVCGTHAFQPQCDYLTLADFSLEGRAEDGRGKCSFDPSQSFTTVMVDGELYSGTAYNFLGSEPIISRYSPSSYLLRTEYSTSWLNEPSFVFADVIREGENPVDGEDDKIYYFFTEVSVEYEFFGNLLIPRVARVCKGDQGGQRTLQKKWTSFLKAKLVCSMPELNFVFNVVHDVFILKGTRLKDTVIYGAFTSQWGNVGLSAVCAYNMSAVDEVFSKGKYMQKATVEQSHTKWVRYNGVSPSPRPGACINSRMRQQNISSSLHLPDKTLQFVKDHPLLEDPVLPIGNRPRLITKDINYTQVVVERVRALDGSIHDVIFTGTDKGVLHKSVVLTGEVHMVEEIQLLKNSEPIKNLVLSSKTRSLYAGSDSGVVQSPTAFCGSYQSCDDCILARDPYCAWDPHSARCVKISDTPSQQLWKLIQSLSGDADKCPTAPIVPLKDYKRVSVKPGSSAELPCLVRSNTAQVMWRSNGSLLTEASHFHFIRENGLLIYSVAAEDQAHYECWSVEFASGKNFTRLLAGFVLTLDVPDAATTLQSREITHSMEGPSDIHIDWLKNGHSVDMPITEYRLPLAGNTVLVSSRLRAGPLLRDARYSCVAQAGAGRDVSQVDLRLTVGDEESTPSRDLNQWRSALTQHEQLLKRWEKSWESCDGH from the exons AGGAAACTTCACAGTTCCAAAGTTGTCGGAGTCCAACATGGGGTTTGGCATGCTGGGTGTGTTCCTGGGACTGCTCCTGGAGGTGTCCACCCATGGACCCCATGCTGTGCCTCGAACTTCCTGGAGACACCAAG ATTTGGAGCTGTTGGAGTTCTCAGAGCCGGGCATCTTCAACTACTCCACGCTACTGCTTAGCGACGAACGGGACGTGCTCTATGTGGGCGCCCGGGAGGCCATCTTTGAGCTGAGCAAGAAGAATGTGACTGTCCGAAACAACAAG GTTCTGTGGCAAGTTGGCGAGACCCCCATAGACATGTGCACACTCAAAGGAAAATCAAAGGAG AGCGACTGTCTGAACTACATTCGAGTGCTGCAGGTGGTCGACGACCAGCGGCTCTACGTCTGTGGGACACATGCCTTTCAACCGCAGTGTGATTATTTG ACTTTGGCTGACTTTTCGTTAGAGGGTCGAGCAGAAGACGGCAGAGGGAAGTGCTCCTTCGATCCCTCGCAAAGCTTCACCACTGTCATGGTTG atgGAGAGCTGTACTCTGGGACTGCTTATAACTTCTTGGGTAGTGAGCCCATTATTTCTAGATACTCTCCATCTTCGTACCTGCTGAGGACAGAGTATTCCACATCATGGCTCAATG AGCCCAGTTTTGTTTTCGCCGACGTGATCAGGGAAGGGGAGAACCCTGTAGATGGTGAGGACGACAAAATCTACTACTTCTTCACAGAGGTATCCGTGGAGTACGAGTTCTTCGGCAATCTACTCATTCCAAGGGTGGCACGTGTTTGTAAG GGCGACCAGGGAGGACAGAGGACGCTGCAGAAGAAGTGGACGTCCTTCCTGAAAGCCAAGCTGGTGTGCTCCATGCCCGAACTCAACTTTGTCTTCAACGTGGTGCACGACGTCTTCATCCTGAAGGGCACGCGCTTGAAGGACACGGTCATCTACGGGGCCTTCACCTCCCAGTG GGGAAACGTTGGTCTGTCGGCAGTGTGTGCTTACAACATGTCTGCTGTGGATGAGGTCTTCTCCAAGGGCAAGTACATGCAGAAGGCCACCGTGGAGCAGTCCCACACTAAGTGGGTCCGCTACAATGGTGTTAGTCCCTCGCCACGTCCTGGAGCA TGTATCAACAGCCGCATGCGGCAACAGAACATCAGCAGCTCGCTGCACCTCCCCGACAAGACGCTGCAGTTCGTCAAGGACCACCCCCTGTTGGAGGACCCCGTCCTGCCCATCGGGAACAGGCCCCGCCTCATCACCAAGGATATCAACTACACACAGGTGGTCGTGGAGCGGGTCCGCGCCCTTGACGGGAGCATCCACGATGTAATTTTCACTGGAACGG ATAAGGGGGTCCTGCATAAATCGGTGGTCCTGACAGGAGAGGTCCACATGGTTGAGGAAATCCAGCTCCTGAAGAACTCCGAGCCCATTAAGAACTTGGTGCTGTCCTCCAAG ACGCGATCCCTGTACGCCGGTTCGGACTCGGGTGTGGTTCAGTCGCCCACGGCCTTCTGTGGCAGCTACCAGTCGTGTGATGACTGCATACTTGCCCGAGACCCATACTGTGCCTGGGACCCTCACAGTGCTCGCTGCGTCAAGATCTCCGACACGCCCAGTCAGCAGCTCTG GAAGCTAATTCAGAGCCTAAGTGGTGATGCAGACAAATGTCCTACAG CCCCCATTGTGCCCCTGAAGGACTACAAGCGTGTTTCGGTGAAGCCTGGGAGCTCCGCCGAGCTCCCGTGCCTGGTACGCTCCAACACGGCGCAGGTGATGTGGAGATCCAATGGCTCGCTCCTCACCGAGGCCTCGCACTTTCACTTCATCCGAGAGAACGGCCTGCTCATCTACAGTGTGGCCGCCGAGGACCAGGCCCACTACGAGTGCTGGTCCGTGGAGTTCGCCAGCGGGAAGAACTTCACTCGCCTCCTGGCGGGATTCGTCTTGACTCTGGACGTCCCGGATGCCGCCACTACCCTCCAGAGCCGGGAGATCACGCACAGCATGGAAG GTCCTAGCGACATCCACATTGACTGGCTCAAAAACGGGCACAGCGTGGACATGCCCATAACAGAGTACCGCCTCCCGCTGGCCGGGAACACGGTACTAGTTAGCAGCCGGCTGCGGGCGGGGCCATTGCTCCGGGACGCCCGTTACAGCTGCGTGGCCCAGGCTGGTGCGGGGAGAGACGTGTCACAGGTGGACCTCCGCCTCACAGTCGGAG ATGAGGAGAGCACTCCGTCCAGGGATTTGAACCAATGGAGGAGTGCGCTCACGCAGCATGAGCAGCTGCTAAAAAGATGGGAGAAGTCCTGG GAAAGCTGTGATGGCCACTGA
- the sema4d gene encoding semaphorin-4D isoform X2 codes for MGFGMLGVFLGLLLEVSTHGPHAVPRTSWRHQDLELLEFSEPGIFNYSTLLLSDERDVLYVGAREAIFELSKKNVTVRNNKVLWQVGETPIDMCTLKGKSKESDCLNYIRVLQVVDDQRLYVCGTHAFQPQCDYLTLADFSLEGRAEDGRGKCSFDPSQSFTTVMVDGELYSGTAYNFLGSEPIISRYSPSSYLLRTEYSTSWLNEPSFVFADVIREGENPVDGEDDKIYYFFTEVSVEYEFFGNLLIPRVARVCKGDQGGQRTLQKKWTSFLKAKLVCSMPELNFVFNVVHDVFILKGTRLKDTVIYGAFTSQWGNVGLSAVCAYNMSAVDEVFSKGKYMQKATVEQSHTKWVRYNGVSPSPRPGACINSRMRQQNISSSLHLPDKTLQFVKDHPLLEDPVLPIGNRPRLITKDINYTQVVVERVRALDGSIHDVIFTGTDKGVLHKSVVLTGEVHMVEEIQLLKNSEPIKNLVLSSKTRSLYAGSDSGVVQSPTAFCGSYQSCDDCILARDPYCAWDPHSARCVKISDTPSQQLWKLIQSLSGDADKCPTAPIVPLKDYKRVSVKPGSSAELPCLVRSNTAQVMWRSNGSLLTEASHFHFIRENGLLIYSVAAEDQAHYECWSVEFASGKNFTRLLAGFVLTLDVPDAATTLQSREITHSMEGKVEADGALTSALAPPNFTAAVQLTSSPRSSLTPSGSTEQPPEHPMPPESATPEAEYLQRSNGTALLFFFLLFFLLFLAAVAYNCYMQYLPAPCLRLRAALLGTHKKSDAARPEYSACEAGLIEASVVSDKVAATVQPVQNSSQNLRALRDTGYETEPECGNGRVPSHVFADESPCPQKPFDVDCDSQSIQFADADEPYC; via the exons ATGGGGTTTGGCATGCTGGGTGTGTTCCTGGGACTGCTCCTGGAGGTGTCCACCCATGGACCCCATGCTGTGCCTCGAACTTCCTGGAGACACCAAG ATTTGGAGCTGTTGGAGTTCTCAGAGCCGGGCATCTTCAACTACTCCACGCTACTGCTTAGCGACGAACGGGACGTGCTCTATGTGGGCGCCCGGGAGGCCATCTTTGAGCTGAGCAAGAAGAATGTGACTGTCCGAAACAACAAG GTTCTGTGGCAAGTTGGCGAGACCCCCATAGACATGTGCACACTCAAAGGAAAATCAAAGGAG AGCGACTGTCTGAACTACATTCGAGTGCTGCAGGTGGTCGACGACCAGCGGCTCTACGTCTGTGGGACACATGCCTTTCAACCGCAGTGTGATTATTTG ACTTTGGCTGACTTTTCGTTAGAGGGTCGAGCAGAAGACGGCAGAGGGAAGTGCTCCTTCGATCCCTCGCAAAGCTTCACCACTGTCATGGTTG atgGAGAGCTGTACTCTGGGACTGCTTATAACTTCTTGGGTAGTGAGCCCATTATTTCTAGATACTCTCCATCTTCGTACCTGCTGAGGACAGAGTATTCCACATCATGGCTCAATG AGCCCAGTTTTGTTTTCGCCGACGTGATCAGGGAAGGGGAGAACCCTGTAGATGGTGAGGACGACAAAATCTACTACTTCTTCACAGAGGTATCCGTGGAGTACGAGTTCTTCGGCAATCTACTCATTCCAAGGGTGGCACGTGTTTGTAAG GGCGACCAGGGAGGACAGAGGACGCTGCAGAAGAAGTGGACGTCCTTCCTGAAAGCCAAGCTGGTGTGCTCCATGCCCGAACTCAACTTTGTCTTCAACGTGGTGCACGACGTCTTCATCCTGAAGGGCACGCGCTTGAAGGACACGGTCATCTACGGGGCCTTCACCTCCCAGTG GGGAAACGTTGGTCTGTCGGCAGTGTGTGCTTACAACATGTCTGCTGTGGATGAGGTCTTCTCCAAGGGCAAGTACATGCAGAAGGCCACCGTGGAGCAGTCCCACACTAAGTGGGTCCGCTACAATGGTGTTAGTCCCTCGCCACGTCCTGGAGCA TGTATCAACAGCCGCATGCGGCAACAGAACATCAGCAGCTCGCTGCACCTCCCCGACAAGACGCTGCAGTTCGTCAAGGACCACCCCCTGTTGGAGGACCCCGTCCTGCCCATCGGGAACAGGCCCCGCCTCATCACCAAGGATATCAACTACACACAGGTGGTCGTGGAGCGGGTCCGCGCCCTTGACGGGAGCATCCACGATGTAATTTTCACTGGAACGG ATAAGGGGGTCCTGCATAAATCGGTGGTCCTGACAGGAGAGGTCCACATGGTTGAGGAAATCCAGCTCCTGAAGAACTCCGAGCCCATTAAGAACTTGGTGCTGTCCTCCAAG ACGCGATCCCTGTACGCCGGTTCGGACTCGGGTGTGGTTCAGTCGCCCACGGCCTTCTGTGGCAGCTACCAGTCGTGTGATGACTGCATACTTGCCCGAGACCCATACTGTGCCTGGGACCCTCACAGTGCTCGCTGCGTCAAGATCTCCGACACGCCCAGTCAGCAGCTCTG GAAGCTAATTCAGAGCCTAAGTGGTGATGCAGACAAATGTCCTACAG CCCCCATTGTGCCCCTGAAGGACTACAAGCGTGTTTCGGTGAAGCCTGGGAGCTCCGCCGAGCTCCCGTGCCTGGTACGCTCCAACACGGCGCAGGTGATGTGGAGATCCAATGGCTCGCTCCTCACCGAGGCCTCGCACTTTCACTTCATCCGAGAGAACGGCCTGCTCATCTACAGTGTGGCCGCCGAGGACCAGGCCCACTACGAGTGCTGGTCCGTGGAGTTCGCCAGCGGGAAGAACTTCACTCGCCTCCTGGCGGGATTCGTCTTGACTCTGGACGTCCCGGATGCCGCCACTACCCTCCAGAGCCGGGAGATCACGCACAGCATGGAAGGTAAAGTTGAGGCAGACGGAGCGCTAACATCAGCCCTCGCCCCGCCCAATTTCACCGCCGCCGTGCAGCTCACATCCTCGCCACGTTCGTCACTAACCCCAAGCGGCAGCACCGAGCAGCCGCCCGAGCACCCTATGCCCCCAGAGAGCGCCACCCCAGAGGCGGAGTACTTGCAGCGCAGCAACGGCACagccctcctcttcttcttcctgctcTTCTTCCTGCTCTTCCTGGCCGCCGTGGCGTACAACTGCTACATGCAGTATCTCCcggccccgtgcctgcgtctGCGGGCGGCCCTGTTGGGCACACACAAGAAGAGCGACGCCGCCCGGCCCGAGTACAGCGCCTGCGAAGCGGGCCTCATTGAGGCGTCGGTCGTGTCGGACAAAGTTGCCGCAACGGTGCAGCCTGTGCAGAACAGCAGTCAGAACCTGCGCGCCTTGCGCGATACCGGCTACGAGACAGAACCCGAGTGCGGCAACGGGCGCGTGCCCTCGCATGTCTTTGCTGACGAAAGCCCGTGTCCACAGAAGCCCTTCGACGTAGACTGCGACTCCCAGTCCATCCAGTTCGCTGATGCCGACGAGCCTTATTGCTAG